A stretch of Streptococcus sp. oral taxon 061 DNA encodes these proteins:
- a CDS encoding sigma factor, which translates to MLEMNYQEVKAIVHKCRKEYYLHLWEKEDWDQEGMICLHELLENHPDFKGNKNKEFYTYFKTKFRNRILDAVRKQESYKRRLDRQAYEEVSEISHRLGEGGLLIDESYALQEMLKEYRAGLGKERLELFERLLADERFKGRKAMLKELKHVLRDFSPKR; encoded by the coding sequence ATGTTAGAAATGAATTACCAAGAAGTGAAAGCTATTGTACACAAATGTAGAAAAGAATACTACCTTCATTTATGGGAAAAAGAAGATTGGGATCAAGAGGGAATGATTTGCCTACATGAATTATTAGAAAATCACCCTGATTTCAAGGGAAATAAAAATAAGGAATTTTATACCTACTTCAAAACAAAGTTTCGAAATCGAATTTTGGATGCAGTTAGGAAACAAGAAAGTTATAAAAGAAGATTGGATCGACAAGCTTATGAAGAAGTGAGCGAAATTAGCCATCGATTAGGCGAAGGGGGGCTGTTGATAGATGAGTCTTACGCATTACAAGAAATGCTTAAAGAGTATCGAGCAGGGTTAGGAAAAGAAAGGTTGGAGTTGTTTGAACGCTTGTTAGCTGATGAGCGATTCAAAGGAAGAAAAGCAATGTTGAAAGAACTAAAGCATGTGCTAAGAGATTTTTCTCCAAAAAGATAA